In Oreochromis aureus strain Israel breed Guangdong linkage group 15, ZZ_aureus, whole genome shotgun sequence, a single genomic region encodes these proteins:
- the LOC116329502 gene encoding uncharacterized protein LOC116329502, giving the protein MQQHISSLLTILIFMLQFEACISETYMDLYYTPGNDVILPCDNTSSLNSSCSIITWFYDRDNSETTEMVWNGAIMENSAQAARLSLYSNCSLGIRNIVAEDAGLYCCRSGNTTAQDTNVGLHILNISASQTLNGDGYITLACTLFKYSDSQLCGENSILWLNERGTVLLGSGARDTGPMCVSLLTVKPQRAHNKTYTCQYIKKNSVKIEAHYTLRAVISGQMYHLYHRPGECVTLPCDSLSDTCAMINWLYSKDSSQTEILVQNSNVKQSAQAARLSLQSNCSLGINNITAEDAGKYFCRPEGTTGQGTSVYLHILTISGSPSDTDPQKDGNITLECSLFRYYSSIPCKKKSICWVDETGFALPDRGVLQNGQTKCVSLLTVKHQSDHNKRYTCQFLNKKTVMIEGHYTPVFIASTNPLSDSTPNKGFIIIGAGMVILVLVVIFTVFIKYSRRAKVTEDIQKPSHHNVTILKNTLENEKMKNEETHTGTWRTKSKQKGSIWPADLNSGSSCCEEEPEGNIIYATIDHSNQKTLKKKVKNEEAVTYSAVKTKAETDPSSIYSNIC; this is encoded by the exons ATGCAACAACACATTTCTTCACTGTTAACAATCCTGATTTTTATGCTTCAGTTTGAAG CATGCATCAGTGAAACCTACATGGATCTTTATTACACACCGGGAAATGATGTCATTCTCCCCTGTGATAACACATCCTCATTGAACTCATCATGCTCCATCATTACGTGGTTTTATGACAGAGATAACTCTGAGACAACAGAAATGGTTTGGAATGGAGCTATTATGGAGAACTCAGCTCAAGCAGCCAGACTGAGTCTGTACAGTAACTGTTCCCTGGGCATCAGGAACATTGTTGCTGAAGATGCTGGCCTTTACTGCTGTCGGTCTGGGAACACTACAGCCCAGGATACAAATGTGGGTCTGCATATTTTGAACA TTTCAGCATCTCAGACACTAAACGGGGATGGATACATCACATTAGCATGCACTCTCTTCAAATACTCTGACTCCCAATTGTGTGGCGAGAACAGCATCCTCTGGTTGAACGAAAGAGGAACTGTGCTGCTTGGCAGTGGTGCCAGGGACACTGGACCGATGTGCGTTTCTCTTTTGACTGTGAAACCTCAGAGGGCCCACAACAAAACCTACACCTGCCAGTATATCAAGAAAAACAGTGTGAAGATAGAAGCTCACTACACACTTAGAG CAGTGATCAGTGGACAGATGTACCACCTCTATCACAGACCTGGAGAGTGTGTCACTCTACCGTGTGACAGTCTATCTGATACATGCGCCATGATTAACTGGCTTTACAGCAAAGACTCATCTCAGACTGAAATACTGGTTCAAAATAGTAATGTGAAGCAATCAGCTCAAGCTGCCAGGCTGAGTCTGCAGAGTAACTGCTCTCTGGGCATCAACAACATCACTGCAGAGGATGCTGGCAAATACTTCTGTCGGCCTGAAGGGACCACTGGTCAGGGCACAAGTGTCTATCTGCATATTTTGACCA TTTCAGGATCTCCATCAgacactgacccacagaaggatgGAAACATCACTTTGGAGTGCTCTCTGTTTAGATACTATTCTTCCATaccctgtaaaaagaaaagtatCTGCTGGGTGGATGAGACAGGATTTGCACTGCCTGACAGAGGTGTCCTGCAAAATGGGCAGACAAAATGTGTTTCTCTTCTGACTGTGAAGCATCAGAGTGACCATAACAAAAGATACACCtgccagtttcttaacaaaaagACTGTGATGATAGAAGGTCACTACACACCTGTCTTTATAG CCTCTACGAATCCTCTGTCTGATTCCACACCTAACAAGGGCTTCATCATCATCGGTGCTGGGATGGTGATTCTGGTTCTGGTCGTCATCTTTACTGTTTTCATTAAGTACAGTAGGAGAGCCAAAGTGACAGAAG ATATTCAAAAACCATCCCACCACAATGTGACTATACTGAAAAATACG ctagaaaatgagaaaatgaaaaatgaagaaacCCATACAGGCACATGGAGAACAAAGTCCAAACAAAAAGGTTCCATCTGGCCTGCAGATTTAAACTCAggatcttcttgctgtgag
- the LOC120433298 gene encoding uncharacterized protein LOC120433298 — protein sequence MALWKLFLVFVLQFEAGISGGPYFLYHRPGNYVILPCDNAPDMCSMVTWFYNREPSQTIQVVYHGDVKNSTQAARLSLHSDCSLCINNITTEDAGVYNCRPEGTTGQDTTVYLNILTISASPSNPDLQMNGSITLKCSLFRLSSLPCDEISIRWVDDTGTVLLDKVRYTGRTCISLLTVKLHSDQNKRYTCQIVEENNVKMEAHYTPVFIDFRESMEQSPLSYAMWHLRMAALILMIGITIFVIRYRGNKKLLEESNVRYVGDCDDATVIYENVTKSG from the exons ATGGCTCTTTGGAAATTATTTCTGgtttttgtgcttcagtttgaag CAGGAATCAGTGGTGGACCATACTTTCTCTATCACAGACCAGGAAATTATGTCATTTTGCCCTGTGACAATGCACCTGATATGTGCTCCATGGTTACCTGGTTTTACAACAGAGAGCCATCTCAGACAATACAGGTGGTTTATCATGGAGATGTTAAGAACTCAACCCAAGCTGCTAGACTAAGTCTTCACAGTGACTGCTCTCTGTGCATCAACAACATCACTACTGAGGATGCTGGTGTTTACAACTGTCGGCCTGAGGGGACCACTGGCCAGGACACAACTGTCTATCTAAATATTTTGACTA tttcaGCATCTCCATCAAACCCTGACCTACAGATGAATGGAAGCATCACATTAAAGTGCTCTCTGTTCAGACTCAGTAGCCTCCCTTGTGACGAGATAAGCATCCGCTGGGTGGATGACACAGGAACTGTGCTGCTTGATAAAGTCAGATACACTGGACGCACGTGCATTTCACTTCTAACTGTGAAGCTTCACAGTGACCAGAACAAACGATACACCTGCCAGATTGTTGAGGAAAACAATGTGAAGATGGAAGCTCACTACACACCTGTCTTCATAG ACTTCAGAGAGTCCATGGAGCAGTCTCCGCTGAGCTATGCCATGTGGCATCTTCGCATGGCAGCACTGATCCTAATGATTGGCATCACTATTTTTGTCATCAGATACAGAG GAAACAAAAAGCTCCTTGAAGAGAGCAAC GTTCGTTATGTTGGTGACTGTGATGATGCCACAGTGATCTATGAGAATGTGACAAAGTCTGGCTGA
- the LOC116329518 gene encoding uncharacterized protein LOC116329518, whose amino-acid sequence MVLLTFLLILVLQCEVGLSETKHVLYLTPGNDVVMPCDNVADTCSRIIWAYNIYESETINMVHNGIVEKNSAQAARLSLHSNCSLSIKNITAEDAGLYLCRPEWTSDQDTTVYLNILTISAFPSDADPKKDGNVTLECSLFRDYTTSPCNSMRWVDETGSVLLDRGVRNNGRTCVSLLTVKLQSSNKKRYTCQFEDNNTVKIEVHYTPVHIDSTLNQAFIIIGAVMLVLVVAVIAAVFIKYRRRAKVTEDIEKPTRPKHDEPESSITYATIDHTDQNASLRKNVKKEEAVTYSAVKTKVESDPSGFYSNIS is encoded by the exons ATGGTCCTGCTTACATTTCTTCTAATTCTTGTGCTTCAGTGTGAAG TGGGGCTCAGTGAAACCAAACACGTTTTGTATCTAACACCTGGAAATGATGTCGTTATGCCCTGTGATAATGTGGCTGATACATGCTCCAGGATTATCTGGGCTTACAACATATATGAGTCTGAGACGATAAATATGGTTCATAATGGAATTGTTGAGAAGAACTCAGCTCAAGCTGCCAGACTGAGTCTGCACAGTAACTGCTCGCTGAGTATTAAAAACATCACTGCAGAGGATGCCGGTCTTTACCTCTGTCGGCCTGAGTGGACCTCTGATCAGGACACAACTGTGTACCTAAATATTTTGACCA TTTCAGCATTTCCATCAGACGCTGATCCAAAGAAGGATGGAAACGTCACGTTAGAGTGCTCTCTGTTTAGAGACTATACTACCTCTCCTTGTAACAGTATGCGTTGGGTGGATGAGACAGGAAGTGTGCTTTTGGACAGAGGTGTCAGGAACAATGGACGCACGTGTGTTTCTCTTCTGACTGTGAAGCTTCAGAGTAGCAACAAGAAAAGATACACCTGCCAGTTTGAAGATAACAATACTGTGAAGATAGAAGTTCACTACACACCTGTCCACATAG ATTCCACCCTGAACCAGGCTTTCATCATCATTGGTGCTGTGATGCTGGTGCTGGTGGTTGCTGTCATCGCTGCTGTTTTCATCAAATACAGGAGGCGTGCTAAAGTGACAGAGG ACATTGAAAAACCCACCCGACCCAAACAT GATGAGCCAGAGAGCAGCATCACCTATGCTACTATTGACCACACTGATCAAAATGCCTCACTGAGGAAAAAT GTTAAAAAGGAGGAAGCGGTGACTTATTCTGCAGTGAAGACAAAGGTAGAAAGTGACCCCAGCGGCTTCTACAGTAACATCAGCTAa
- the LOC116329519 gene encoding uncharacterized protein LOC116329519: MVLLTFLLILVLQCEVGLSETKHVLYLTPGNDVVMPCDNVADTCSRIIWAYNIYESETIIMVHNGIVEKNSAQAARLSLHSNCSLSIKNITAEDAGHYLCRPEGNTDQDTTVHLNILTISAFPSDADPKKDGNVTLECSLFRYYTTSPCNSMRWVDETGSVLLDRGVRNNGRTCVSLLTVKLQSGNKKRYTCQFEDNNTVKIEAHYTPVLTDTPDRSFLNYITWALRFAGLTIMIVITVLVIRHKGRKKPPEDVNVHYVGDRDEDTVNYENVRNRTADPELD; the protein is encoded by the exons ATGGTCCTGCTTACATTTCTTCTAATTCTTGTGCTTCAGTGTGAAG TGGGGCTCAGTGAAACCAAACACGTTTTGTATCTAACACCTGGAAATGATGTCGTTATGCCCTGTGATAATGTGGCTGATACATGCTCCAGGATTATCTGGGCTTACAACATATATGAGTCTGAGACGATAATTATGGTTCATAATGGAATTGTTGAGAAGAACTCAGCTCAAGCTGCCAGACTGAGTCTGCACAGTAACTGCTCGCTGAGTATTAAAAACATCACTGCAGAGGATGCCGGTCATTACCTCTGTCGGCCTGAGGGGAACACTGATCAGGACACAACTGTGCACCTAAATATTTTGACCA TTTCAGCATTTCCATCAGACGCTGATCCAAAGAAGGATGGAAACGTCACGTTAGAGTGCTCTCTGTTTAGATACTATACTACCTCTCCTTGTAACAGTATGCGTTGGGTGGATGAGACAGGAAGTGTGCTTTTGGACAGAGGTGTCAGGAACAATGGACGTACGTGTGTTTCTCTTCTGACTGTGAAGCTTCAGAGTGGCAACAAGAAAAGATACACCTGCCAGTTTGAAGATAACAATACTGTGAAGATAGAAGCTCACTACACACCTGTCCTCACAG ATACCCCAGATCGGTCTTTTCTGAACTACATCACGTGGGCTCTTCGCTTTGCAGGACTCACAATAATGATTGTAATCACGGTTCTTGTGATCAGACACAAAG GAAGGAAAAAGCCACCTGAAGACGTCAAc GTACATTATGTGGGTGACCGTGATGAGGACACAGTGAACTATGAAAATGTGAGAAACAGGACAGCTGATCCTGAACTGGACTGA